Proteins from a single region of Leptospira venezuelensis:
- a CDS encoding LIC_20245 family lipoprotein has translation MNQKRTYLILSVLIVSLIGIFYLLFPGTSTKESTSYQGGLSEETLTRQENSLFEGGSFLDFSGHVEETASGPVALVEESGSKPTKTKTYLESLSPEERAKLYDQLYEKFKPLTEKFPNNSLIPRKLSEEEIAKKKENEDHYYRVQREILERKDVPKEEMSFYLNAKLKRSDDMLEILKYGMENYRKLVEENPKSANPQYEKLVKERLDGISKSREEVISAQKGN, from the coding sequence ATGAATCAAAAACGAACGTATTTAATTTTATCTGTATTAATCGTTTCCTTAATAGGAATTTTTTATCTTCTATTTCCGGGAACATCTACAAAAGAAAGCACAAGCTACCAAGGTGGACTCTCGGAAGAAACCTTGACTAGACAAGAAAACTCCCTATTCGAAGGAGGATCCTTTTTAGACTTTTCAGGACATGTAGAAGAGACAGCCTCCGGCCCAGTTGCACTTGTCGAAGAATCTGGTTCTAAACCTACTAAAACGAAAACTTATCTAGAAAGTTTAAGCCCGGAAGAAAGAGCAAAGTTATACGATCAACTCTACGAGAAGTTCAAACCTCTTACTGAAAAATTTCCTAACAATTCTCTTATTCCTAGAAAACTCTCAGAAGAGGAAATAGCTAAGAAGAAAGAGAATGAAGACCATTATTATAGGGTCCAAAGAGAAATATTAGAAAGAAAGGATGTTCCTAAGGAAGAAATGTCCTTCTATCTAAATGCAAAACTCAAAAGATCCGACGACATGTTAGAGATCTTGAAATATGGAATGGAGAATTACCGAAAATTAGTCGAAGAAAATCCTAAAAGCGCCAATCCACAATATGAGAAACTTGTAAAGGAAAGATTGGATGGAATTTCTAAGAGTAGGGAAGAAGTGATCTCTGCCCAAAAAGGAAACTAA
- a CDS encoding 1-acyl-sn-glycerol-3-phosphate acyltransferase: MDPITEKETPKQVQPVYTTKTYSFLIRIVFKARGILFDGFEEHFPASNPKRILEAPYPSILMANHVWEGDVPALAAVYPHIHPSIKFAIPAREDILGKDFLVKEFKPKGLLKLFFLLIDKSGMIPKYLDYIGCVPIKRPFRDNARELLKKGLLRDMVDQEWGYLSDRISEGRNLFLFPEGVFNQDGYMAQVKKGVYFLRTKFKNLNFTSFTLTYDYFSSKKSELHIGYGEQFPIPENADADQVSGIVKERLGSGYTITAGNLASYLVLKFEGKAKESKEKLFSLLTSLAEKIKNTHPEIYISEKFKTDAVRHAFDSFLEKAKKGGFLKLEGNDIVFLEKLFQIPKDLHNLKKKNLVLYHRNQLTYHLPKLDTAWSTINA, from the coding sequence ATGGATCCGATTACAGAAAAAGAAACTCCAAAACAAGTTCAACCTGTTTATACTACTAAGACCTATAGTTTTTTGATCAGGATCGTATTCAAAGCAAGAGGGATCCTATTCGATGGTTTTGAAGAACATTTTCCGGCAAGTAATCCTAAAAGAATTTTAGAAGCGCCTTATCCTTCCATTCTAATGGCAAACCATGTATGGGAAGGAGATGTTCCCGCTCTTGCTGCAGTTTATCCTCATATTCATCCTTCTATCAAATTTGCGATCCCAGCTAGAGAAGATATCTTAGGAAAAGATTTTTTAGTAAAGGAATTCAAACCGAAAGGACTACTTAAACTTTTCTTTTTGCTTATAGATAAATCAGGAATGATCCCTAAATATTTGGATTATATTGGTTGTGTTCCTATCAAAAGACCATTCAGAGATAATGCAAGGGAACTTCTGAAAAAAGGACTCTTGAGAGATATGGTAGACCAAGAATGGGGCTACCTTTCCGATCGGATCTCAGAAGGAAGGAATCTTTTTCTATTTCCAGAAGGAGTGTTTAACCAAGACGGTTATATGGCACAGGTCAAAAAAGGAGTCTATTTTCTCAGAACTAAATTCAAAAATTTGAATTTTACATCCTTCACCTTGACTTACGATTATTTCTCTTCTAAAAAATCAGAACTTCATATTGGTTACGGAGAACAATTCCCTATTCCCGAAAATGCAGATGCAGATCAAGTTTCAGGAATAGTAAAAGAAAGATTGGGGAGCGGGTATACAATCACCGCTGGAAATTTAGCTTCTTATTTAGTTTTAAAATTCGAAGGGAAAGCAAAAGAAAGTAAGGAAAAATTATTTTCACTTCTCACATCATTAGCGGAGAAGATTAAGAATACTCATCCTGAAATTTATATTTCCGAAAAATTTAAAACGGATGCAGTCCGACACGCGTTCGATTCTTTTTTAGAGAAGGCCAAAAAAGGCGGGTTCCTAAAATTAGAAGGAAACGATATAGTTTTCTTAGAAAAATTATTTCAGATCCCAAAAGATCTGCATAATTTAAAGAAGAAAAATCTGGTCTTATATCACAGAAACCAACTTACGTACCATCTTCCTAAACTTGATACGGCTTGGTCTACTATTAACGCCTGA